Genomic window (Pseudomonas azadiae):
GTCTGCATCACTGGTCTCCATGGGGCGGCGTCGGCGTGTAGATGCGCACCGCGTTGTGCAGGAAGAACTTCGCTTGCACCGCCTCGGGTTTGTCGGCCATGCACTGTTTGACGAGCCCCAGGGTGGTGGCGAAATTCGCCAGGTGATCGCTGTTGGGCCAGTCGCTGCCGAAGAAGCATCGCTCTTCGCCAAAGGCCTCCCACAGCACGGCCAGGCGGTCGTGGTAGAACGCCGTGTCGGTGATCAAGCCGTGCGGTCCGAGCTGGGGGATTTCCGCCAGTTTGGCGAACACATTCGGGCGCTCGCCGAGGCGCAGCAGGTCGGCGTGGTAGGCGGCTTCTTCACCCGCCGGCACTTGGGCGTTGGGCAGGTGATCAACGATGATGCGCAGTTGTGGCAAAGCATCGCTCAGGTGCAACAGCGCCTTGATCAAGCGCGGGTTCGGATTGGCGCTGTCCAGGCCACGGCCGCAGGCGGCCAATTGGCGCAGGCCGTCGATAAAGCCGGGGCGAGTCTGGTCTTGCAGCAGGTCGCGGTCCCACAGGTTGCCGTAGCGCAGGCCGAGGAACAGCGGTTCATCCGCCAACGCCTCGAGGTCGGCGGCGAAGTCGGGGTGCAGCGGGTCCAGGTTGCCGACAAAACCCAGCATGCGCGGCTCACTGCGCAGTGTGTCGAGCAGCCAGCGGTTATCGTCGCGCCACGGGCTGGCTTCCACGGCAATCGCGCCGATCACATTGTGTGGGCCGGCCAGGGCCCAGTAGTCCGCCGGCAGGTGCGCGGCGTACAACCGGTTGCCCGGCTCGGGCCAGGGGATGCCCTGGGGGCGGCGCGGATCAAACAGGTGCAAGTGGCTGTCGATGATCGGGCCGCTATAAAGCGTCAGGGGCATGGCGCAGTCCTTATCAAAAGCAAATTTTGAAGGGCCAGCACGCTAGCGTGCGTGGCCCGGTTTAAACAGCTCAGCCCTGCAGGTACACCACATGCGTGTGGGTGTATTCGTACAGGCCGTGCTTGCCGTCGGCACCGCCGATCCCGGATTTTCGTACGCCGGCATGAAAGCCTTGCATGGCCTCGAAGTTCTCGCGGTTGACGTAGGTTTCGCCAAAGTCGATCTCGCGCACCGCGTGCATGGCCTTGCCCAGGTCGCGGGTGTAGATCGACGAGGTCAGGCCGTAGTCGCAGTCATTGGCCAGGGCGATGGCTTCGTCGAGGTCGTCGACAATCTGGATCGGCAACACCGGGCCGAAGATCTCTTCGCGCATGATCTCCATATCGGCGCGGCAGCCGGCCAATACCGTGGGCTGGAAGTGGAAGCCCGCGCCCAGGTCGGCGATCTGCCCGCCGCTGATCAAGGTGGCTCCCTGGCTCAGTGCGGTGCGAACCTTGCGGTCGACGCTGTCGAGGCCCTGGCGGTTGATCAGCGGGCCCATTTCCACGTCGGCCTGGGCGATGGGGTCGCCGTAGCGCGTCGCGGCCATCGCCGCGCTGATGCGCTCGATAAACTGGTCAGCGACCTTGCGTTCCACATATACCCGTTCGGCGCAGTTGCACACTTGGCCGGTGTTGATGATGCGCGAATCGCGGATGGCTTTGACCGCCAGCTCCAGGTCGGCATCCGCGAGTACGATGGCCGGCGCCTTGCCGCCCAACTCCAGGTTGAGCTTGGTAATGTTCGGCGCGGCGGCGGCCATGATCCGCGTGCCGGTGGCGACGCTGCCGGTGAAACTGATCATGTCCACGCCCTTGTGGGCAGTCAGTGCACCACCGACCTGGCCATCGCCGCAGACTACGTTGAATACGCCGGCGGGCAGGTCGGTTTCGGCCACCAGTTTGGCGAATTCAAAGCAATTGTTCGGGGTTTCTTCGCTGGGCTTGATCACGATGGTGTTGCCAGTGAGCAGCGCCGGGGCCAGCTTGCGGGCGATCAGGAAGAACGGGAAGTTCCATGGCAGGATGCCGGCCACCACGCCCAACGGCTTGCGGAACAGGAAGATATTTTCATTGGGGCGGTCGCTGGTGATGATCTCGCCTTCGATGCGCCGCGCCCACTCGGCCATGTAGTCGAGGTAATCAGCGGTGAAATTCACCTCGACTTCGGCCAGGCCCGTGATCTTGCCTTGCTCCAGGGTAATGGTGCGGGCCAGATGGGCGACGTTTTCGCGCAGCTTGGCAGCAATGCGGCGCAGGTGCCCGGCGCGTTCGATCGCGGGTTTGCGTGCCCAGTTTTTTTGCGCACTGCGGGCAGCGGCGAGGGCCTGGTCGACGTCGGAGGTGCTGGAGGCCGGGACCTTGGACAGCAAGGCGCCGGTGGCCGGATTGAGCACATCGATATGCGCTTCGCTGGAGACAAAGCGGCCGTTGATGAAGTTCTGGTAAACGGGAACGGATGACATGGGCAGGTTCCTCAGTAAGTGCGCGAAGGCGCTTGGGTGTCGGCAGCCGGGCGATAGCGGGCGAGGGTGGCCAGGGCGCTCTGGCGTAGCAGGCTGATATCAATGGCCACCGCGATAAAGCGGCAACCCCAGGCCTGGTAGCGGCGGGCGTCTTCTTCATTGGGCGCCAGAATGCCGCTGACCTTGCCGGCGGCGAGGGTCGCATCCACTGCGTGCCTGATACGCTCCTGCACCTCGGGGTGGCTGGGGTTGCCGGCGTGGCCGAGGCCGATGGACAGGTCGGCGGGGCCGATAAACACCGCGTCCACGCCTTCCACGGCGGCAATCGCCGCGACGTTTTCCACGCCCAGGCGCGACTCCACCTGCACGATCAGGCACAACTCTTCATGGGCGGTATTGAGGTAGTCCGCCACGCCATCCCAACGTGTGGCACGGGTCAGTCCGCCGCCGACACCACGAATGCCGTGGGGTGGGTAACGCATGGCGCGTACCAGGGCCTGGGCCTGTTCGGCGGTTTCGACCATGGGGATCATCAGGGTCTGGGCGCCGACATCGAGCAGTTGCTTGATCAGGCTGGCATCACCGTTGACTGCGCGTACGACGGGCGCAGTGGTGTAGGGCGCTACGGTCTGCAACTGGTTGAGCACGCTCGGCACGGTGTTAGGTGCGTGTTCGCCGTCTATCAGCATCCAGTCGTAGCCGAGGCCGGCGACGATCTCGGCAGCGTAGCCGGTGGCGAAACCGGCCCAGATGCCATATTGGGTGGCGTTCCGAGCGAGGGCGGCTTTGAAGCCATTGCGGGGCATATTCATGGCGACGCTCCTTAGCGGTTGTACGGACGGTGCAGTTGGCAATCAGGGTTCAGGTCAACACCGAAGCCGGGCTTGTCCAGCGCCGACAAACGCATGCGGCCATTCACCGGCACCGGTTCACCGAGCAGTTGCGGGTGGAACATCGGCACCACTTCGTCCGCCTTGGGCGCCATCATCAGGAACTCGGCGAATGGACTGTTATGGCGGGTGGCAACAAAGTGGTAGCTGTAGACCGACGAGCCGTGGGGCACGACCATTGCGTTATGGGCATCGGCCAGGGCCGAGATTTTCACCAGCTCGGTGAGGCCGCCGCACCAACCGACATCGGGCTGGATAATGTCGCAGCAGCCCATTTCCAGGAGCATGCGGAAACCCCAGCGCGTGGCTTCATGCTCGCCAGTGGTCACCAGCATGCCTTTTGGCACGTTGTTGCGCAGGGCGGCGTAGCCCCAGTAATCGTCCGGAGACAGGGCCTCTTCGATCCACTTGAGCCCATGTTCGTGGGCGCCTATGGCCAGTTTGGTGGCGTAGTTCACATCCAGGCTCATCCAGCAATCGAGCATCAACCAGAAGTCCGGGCCGACCCGTTCACGCATGGTCGCCAGGGCTTCGAGGTTTTTGCGCAGGCCTTCTTCACCTTCGCTGGGGCCGTGGTGCAGGGGCATCTTGCCGCCGATAAAGCCCATTTTCTGGGCCAGATCGGGGCGCGCGCCGGTGGCGTAAAATTGCAATTCATCGCGCACCGCACCGCCGAGCAGATGGTGAACGGGCTCCTGGCGGATCTTACCGAGCAGGTCCCACAGGGCCAGGTCGACACCGGAAATGGTATTGATCACCAGACCCTTGCGGCCGTAGAAAAGGGTGGACTGGTACATTTGGTCCCAGATCTTTTCGATATCGGTGACGCGCGCACCTTCGATAAAGCGCGCCAGGTGTTTCTCTACGATATAAGCCGCGGGTTCACCGCCGGTGGTCACGGCGAAACCGACGGTGCCGTCGCTGGCTTCGATCTCCACCACCAGGGTGCCGAGCACGTTGATCCCGAAGCTACGACGGCTCTGGCGGTATTCCGGATATTTGCTCATGGGCGTGGAGATATGATCGTCGATCCAATGGCCGTCGGCTTGATCGTGATAATCGGCGCCGCCGCCTCGCAGTACAAAGGCGCGTACGTGTTTGATGGTGAGATGACCCATAGTGTGACTCCTGGCGTTAAACAGTGGCCGGCGTATTCGACGCGTTACGGCCGGGTGAATGGATGCCCAGCACCAGCAATGCGGCCAGTACCGTGGTAGCGGACAGCAGGTACAAACCGGCTGCCGGGGAATGGAAGGCACCTTCGGCCCAGTGCTTGATGACCGGGGCAATGAAGCCGCCGAGGGCACCGAAAGAGTTGATCAGGGCAATGCCGGCGGCAGCGGCGCTGCCGGCCAGATAGCTTGATGGAAAGGTCCAGAACACCGGTTGCACGGCGATGAAACCCGAGGCAGCGAAACACAGGGCGAGCATGCCCAGCAGCGGGTTGGCGAAGGTCACCGAGCAGGCGATGCCGGCGGCGGCCATCAGCAACGTCAGGCAGGCTGTTTGGCGACGTAAACCGGAGCGGTCGGAATAGGCCGGAATCCACCAGGCAGCGAATAGTGCGCAGACCCAGGGGATGGCCGAGACCAGTCCCACCATCAAGCCCACCTTGGAGCCGAGCAGATCGCCCACTTGCGTCGGCAGGTAAAACACCACGCCATATACGCTGGCCTGGATCAGCAGGTACACCAGGCACAAGTACAGCACCGAGGGTTGGCACAACACGGTCAGCAGGCTGCGGCCATGGGAGGTTTTGTGTTGGTCTTCCAATTCGAGCAAGCGCTGGATTTGCTGGCGCTCCTCGATGCTCAGCCACTTGGCGTCGGCGGGGCGATTGTCCAGATACCAGTAGGCCCAGATGCCGACGGCGGTGGCCATCAAGCCTTCGACGGCGAACAACCATTGCCAGCCGTGAATCCCACCGAAACCGTCCATCTCCAACAGCAAACCGGACAACGGGCTGCCGAAGATGAATGCCAGGGGGGCACCGAAGTAAAAGAAGCCCATGGCCTTGCCACGCACTGCTTGGGGAAACCAATAGGTGAGATAGAGGATCACGCCGGGAAAGAAGCCGGCTTCGGCCACGCCTAGCAGGAAGCGCAACACATAGAAGCTGGTTTCGTTATGGGCGAACACCATCGCCGCCGAGATCAGGCCCCAACTGACCATGATGCGGCACATCCACAGGCGGGCGCCGACGCGGTGCAGGATCAGGTTGCTCGGCACTTCCAGCAGGGCGTAGCCGACGAAGAACACACCGGCGCCAAAGGCGAAGGCGGCATCGCTCAACCCGGTATCAGCCTGGAAGGCTTGTTTGGCAAACCCGACGTTGGCGCGGTCGAGAAACGCCATGATGTACATCAGCAGCAGAAAGGGCAGCAGCCGCCAGGACATCTTGGCGAGCAGGGGCGCAGGCAGGGTCTTCATAAGGGAGTCCGTCGTTTTGTTCTTATGGACCGGACTGTACGGCGGCCGAGCAATGCGCTACAAATCGAATCTCGCTTAAAGGCGATAACCTAAGGGTATCGATTAAAAGGAAAAAATGCGTAGTCCTGCGATCTCTCCCAGCCTGTTCAACCGCCTGCGCTACAAGCATTTGCATATGCTGGTGGCGCTGAGCTCCAGCCAAAACCTGCACCGCGCGTCACAGGCCCTGAACATGTCGCAGCCTGCCGCCACGCGTATGCTGCACGAGATCGAGGACATGTTCGGCTGCGATCTGTTCGAACGTTTGCCTCGGGGGATGCGCCCTACGGCACTCGGCCAGCAACTGATCAACTTCGCCGAGTCGGCGCTGAGTGGCCTGGACCGCTGTGCCGAAGATTTAACGGCGCGTAAGCAGGGCGGTTATGGCTACCTGTCCATCGGTACCATCATGGGCGCCGCGCCGGACCTGGTGATGGACAGCATTGCGCAGATCAAGTCGCTCAACCCGCAACTGCGTATCCGCATCATGGGCGACACCAGCGACCAAGTGATCCAACTGCTTGAACAGGGCCGTATCGATCTGGCGATCTCACGCCGCAACGCGGCCACCGACAACGAGCACTACAGCTTCGAACCCTTGGGCAATGAGCGCCTGATGGTAGTGGTACACGCCGGTCACCCGTTGGCCCAACGCGATCAGCTATCGCTGGCGGAATTGGTACGTGACTGGCCGTGGATTCTGCAACCGCAAACCAGCCCGGCGCGTATCAGCTTTGACTTGGCGTTGCAGGACCTGGCACTGCCCAGCCCGGCCGATATCATCGAATGCAGCTCGGTGTATTCGATGCAGCAACTGATCCAACTGACCGATGCGGTGATGGTGTTATCGGAAAGCGCCCTGCGTGACTACCTGAAGATGGGCTTGGTGGTGGCACTGCCGGTTGCGTTGGACGTGCGGCTGGCACCGTTTGGCTTGCTGATGCGCAAGGGCGAGCCGGTGAGTCGGGAATTGGGGTTGTTTATCGACTTGTTGCGGCAGAAAGCAGCCACTCTGGACGCTGCCCCTGCGTAGGCTCGGGCTTGATCGCGAAGGTCGTTGACGCGAACTGTCTGAATACGCGCGTTGTTCTCGGTTTCTCAGAAAAACCATTCAGCTTCATTGGTCATGCTCCTTCGCAAGATTGAAGGGACCTTGGCCGTCAGTCAGGCTGTAGCGCTTTGGCGCTGAGTTGGACGGGCTGTGTTTCAATCAGCTTGCGCGACACGATCATGGGCTGTGTGATCGCTACATATTTCTTGAAGTGCGGGGATTCGATGTGTGCTCGATAGGCTTCCTCGCTAGCGTAAATCTCAAAAAAACGAAGACTGTTGGGCTTTCCCTTTTCCGCGACTGAATAGATGGCGAGCACGCCAGGTTCAACGCGGATGGATTCTGCCATTTCTTCCCTGACGGCCACCTTGTAGGCTTCAAGCTGTGCCGGATCGATCACCAATTCGGCAATGCGTACAACGGTCGTAGGCGCCTCTTGTGCCTGCACCTTACCTGCTCCGAGGCTATATGCCATACCAGCGCAAAATACCGTCGGCAGGAGTCGGTTTCTGTTTTTCGTCATGTGATATCTCCTTGGGTCAATGGGGTCTGATGCAGCGGCAAATGACCTACCTTTCAAAGACCAGGTCATTGGCGAGGTAGCCAGCGTCGGGGGCGATGATCGTCTGCGCGTTCGACCCATCGGGATCGACGGCGCGAATGGAACCCTGTCGCATATCGCCCACCGATGCGATGAAGATGCGTCCATCTTTGTGAATGGCCTGCCGCGCCGAGGTTGTTTTCGGGCACGACGACCGAAAGCTGGCGATCAGTTGCGTCGTTTTTCGAAAACGCCCTTGGCGACGGGCAGGGCCGACATGGCGTTCGGCCAGCCAGCGTAGAAAGCCAGGTGGGTGATGACCTCCGAAGCCTGTTCTTCGGTCAGGCCGCTGTCCATCGCGCGGTTGAGATGGTAGGTGATTTGCTCGACCTGGCCGACGGAGATCAGCGCGGCGACAGTGACGAGGCTGCGGTCGCGGGGCTTGAGGTCGGGACGAAGCCAGAGATCGCGGAAGAGGTAATCGGTGGTGTACTGGACAAGGCCCGGCGCCACGGTGTTGAACTGCTCACCGACCCGTGCTGCACGCTGGGCTTCGGCTTTTTCATCGAGGGGCAAAGGGTCCGGGCGAATGGCCGGCAGTTGATCTGCCTCGATACCGCGCTTGGCGAATACCTCGCCTACAGGTCCGACCGCGGCCATGGCCTTGCCCCATCCCGAGTAATAGGCGAGGTGGGTGATGACTTCTGATATCTCTGCCGGTGTTACGCCGGATTCGATTGCCAAATCGGCATACTGGGTCAGCTCCGGCGCTTCGCCGCGCGCGATCAACGCCGCGAGGGTAACCAGGCTGCGGTCGCGACTGCTCAGGCCGGGGCGGTTCCAGACATCGCTGTAAAGGCGGTCCTGCGTGTACTGTTCGAGGGCGGGGGCGACCGACCGGACCTGCTCAGGCGAAAAGCGGCGGCCCTCGTTGGTTGGTTGCCGGGCTTCGGTGCTCGTGGTTGTCATGATGATGGCTCCTGCGATGATTGGGGCGAGGCGCTTCATATCTGTATCTCCTCGGCATGAACTGAAAGGTTGGAGCGAAGGCGGCACTCGCCGCTTAGCTGCGATCGAACTGGCTTTCGGTGAAGGGGTCGGCCCGGCCGCCGCGTAGGGTGATTTTGGCCAGGCCCGCATCGATCTCGCGCAGCTCGTTGGCGGTCAGTTGGACGTTTACCGCCCCGATGTTTTCGATCAGATGGGGATACTGCGTCGTGCCAGGGATCGGAACGATCCACGGGCGCTGGGCGATGACCCAGGCGAGGGCGAACTGGACAGCCGTCGTGTTCTTGCGTCTTGCCCAATCGCGGGCGAACTCCAGCAGCGCCATGTTGATGCGCAGTGCATCTGGCTGGAAGCGGGGCAGGTTATGCCGGCGGTCCGTCTGGTCGAAGCGATGGCTCGGATTGACTGCCCCTGCCAGGAAACTACGCGCCGTCGGGCAGTAAGGGACGAAGCCGATGCCAAGCTCCTCGAGGGTCGGAAAAATCCGTGTCTCGGGCTCACGCCACCACATTGCGTATTCGCTCTGGACTGCGGCAACGGGATGCACGGCATGGGCACGTCGGATCGTAGTGGCGCTTGCTTCCGACAGGCCCCAGTGTTTGACTTTGCCTGCCTGGATCAGATCCTTGATTGCCCCTGCAACGTCCTCGATCGGCACTTTAGGATCGGGGCGATGTTGGTAGAGGAGATCGATGTGGTCGGTCTTAAGGCGCTTGAGCGAGCCTTCAACGGCCCGACGGATATGGTCGGGATGGCTGTTGAGCGCGGTTGGCTGGCCTTCCTCGACGCCAAAGCCGAATTTGGAGGCGATCACGACCTGGTCGCGAACGGGGGCCAGCGCTTCGCCGACGAACGCCTCGCTGAGATGAGGTCCGTAGACCTCTGCGGTATCGAAGAAGGTGACCCCTTGCTCGAAGGCGGTACGGATAAGCGAAACCATCGCTTTACGGTCGCGTGGCCCGCCGCCGTAGTAACCCACCATCGGCAGGCATCCGAGCCCCATGCCGGAAACCTCCAGCGAGCCGAGTTTTCGAATGTTCATGGACTGCTCTTTGACGGGAGTCGCAGTGGATGGGCTGCTGCTTGCTGCGGTGTTGGTCGATTGCGCCAACGCCTGTCCGGCCTTCCCAAGTGACGTTGCTGCCAGCAGGACACCGCTCCCGGCGATGAGAAAGTTGCGACGATCAGTGGACACTTGATCGCCAACGAAACGATCGTCAGACGTTGTATCGCTCATAGACTGGATGCTCCATGTAGTTGAATGCGAGAACCTGACGCCCCAGCGCTACCAAGCGTAGGCTTGCGGCGCTTCGCCGCCGGGACCCGGCCAGATTTCTTCGAGGCATCGCACCGTGTCATCGGACAGGCTGACCGTTGTCGCACGAAGGGCATCTTTCAACTGCTCGACAGTCCGGGGACCGATGAGGGGCGCGGTAACGATAGGGTTTTGAAGAAGCCAGGCCAGCGCCACATCAGCAGGGGTCTCTCCCAGGTCCTCGCACAAACCTTCGTAGGCTTCGAGCTGAACCCTATGTTGTTCGATCCGCTTGGCCAAAGCCGGCCTTGCGCGACGACCGTTGGCCGCCTTTTTCAGGACCCCGCCGAGCAGGCCTCCGGCCAGAGGACTCCAGGGGATGAGACCCAGCCCGTAATGCCGGCAAGAGGGAATGACCTCCAACTCCACTGTGCGAGCTGCCAGGTTGTACAGGCTCTGCTCGGCGACCAGACCGAGAAAATGCCGTTCGTTGGCGGCCGATTGCGCGGTGGCAATGTCCCAGCCTGCGAAATTGCTGCTGCCGACATATAGGACCTTCCCCTGCTGGACAAGGATCTCCATGGCTTGCCAGATTTCCTCCCAAGGCGTGTGACGATCAATGTGGTGCATCTGATAGACATCGATGTGGTCGGTCTTGAGTCGACGCAGGCTGTCCTCGCAGGCCTTTCGGATGTGGTATGCCGATAGCCGTCGGTCGTTCGGGCCCGGGCCCATCGGTTGATAGACCTTGGTGGCCAGCGCGATCTGATTGCGTCGGTCACCCTGTTCAAGCCAGCGTCCAATTATTTCCTCGCAGAGGCCTGTACCTTGCTTGATGTCGGGCGACTGCTCGGTGCCGTAGACGTCGGCGGTGTCGATGAAGTTGATACCCGCCTCAAGCGCCTCGTCTAGAATCCGGAAGCTCGTGGCCTCGTCGGTGACGTCTCCGAAATTCATGGTGCCCAGGCACAGACGGCTAACCTGAAGGCCAGTACGGCCCAAATGCGTATAGTCCATTCTCTTGCTCCGTGACGTGATTGCGCCAAGCCGGAAGTTCATCCTGTCCAGGCGCGGGATGAATCCAGCATAACGATGCATACGCAGGTCAGTTACAGGGGCACGTAGGATGGACTTGTGAGGAATATTCAGGATCAGCAACGAAAAAACAGGCGAGACGTAAATTACTATGGACTAATGGCGCTGCCCGCCGAGCAGCACGGCATTGGGCGAGAAGGTGCACGATAAATATCACCGTGTGGCGAGGTAGCTCTCGTTTAACAGAGAGGTCGAATTGACATGCAGACCAGTCGCGCAGATGTAGCCGATCTGATTTATTTTCTGGCCATCGCGCGCCACCGCAGCTTCAGCCGTGCAGCTGTGGAGATCGGCGTGAGTGCTTCGGCGCTGAGCCACGCGCTAAAGGGGCTGGAAAGTCGACTTGGGGTTCGGCTGCTCAATCGCACCACAAAGAGTGTGACGTTGACAGCAGCCGGTGAGGCGCTTGCCCAATCGATCGGCGATCCTTTTGAGGCGATTGATACGGCACTGGAAACGCTGAACCGGTTCCGAGATACACCCAGTGGCAGGGTCAGGATCAATGCTGCTGTCGAGGCGGCAAATCTTTTACTGGCGCCTATTATGCCGGCCTTCATGGATCGGTATCCCGATGTCGAGATCGATATCGTTGCCAGTAATCGTTTGGTGGATATGACCGACGCCGGCTTCGATGCCGGAATCCGTTACGGTGGTACCGTCCCCGAGGACATGGTGAGTCGGCGCCTCTCGGCCGATATTCGCTGGGTTGTCGCGGGGGCACCCAGTTACCTTGAGCGGTTCGGAACACCCGAACATCCGGATGACCTGTTGAATCACCGATGCATCAGCAACCGTCTTGGAGATGATCGGGTTTATCGGTGGGAACTGGAACGCAATGGTGAGGCATTCCAGATCACCGTACCAACGTCCGTCACGGTCGACCAAGCTGAGACGGGCCTCATCGCGGTGCTCGGTGGTGCTGGCTTGATGTATTTCCCGCAGCCTCTGGTTGAGCCTTATGTGAAGGACGGGCGGCTCCGCCTGGTGCTTGCGGAGTGGGCCCCGCTGGAAGATGGCTTTCATATCTACTATTCGAGCCGACGGCAACTGCCAACAGGTTTGCGCTTACTGATTGATTTCATTCGAGAAGTTAAGCCTCTTGGCTTGTAGCCTGATCTGCAGACTTAAACCATTGCTTGGCTACGTACTCGAAGGTTCGCTCCTCAGGGGCGCAATGCAAGATATCACCAAGAATACGGATCTTAACGGTCCCCAAACAGTGCTCACTATTTTTGGCTTTATGGTAGATAAGTCCATTAAATTGTGGCTTAAGTTGCAAATTAATCGATAAGGCACAGGTTTAGGGAATTAACTCTCTTGATAGGCTGGAGCGTTAATTCTATAATTTTGGGGACTAAATCGCCCAGAATGGTCTTGGTGCACACTATGTTGGATTTAAGCTTCAGCAAGCCGAGCGAGGTCGTCAGGCGCCTCTGCGATCGCTTGCGTACAGAGCGCTTGGCGCTGGACATGACACAAGCCGACTTGGCCGGACGTGCCGGCATTGGCACAAACACAGTGTCGAACCTTGAAGCAGGGCGCAATGTTGGATTCGAGAACGTCGTTCGTGTGGCGATGGCTCTTGGTCGAACCAAGGAACTTGAAGGCCTGTTCCTGCCAAAGCTGGACAGCATCGAGGACATTCGGCGCTACGAAAACAGCGCCAATCGTCTGCGTTCAAAGAGGAAGCCCGGCAATGCTTGAGCAGGTGAACGTCTTCTACGAGGGCTGGGGTGAGCGATGGCAATGGGGCACGCTCGTCTCCACTACCGCGCTGACCGGTCGGCCGCTGATCGTGTTCCAGTACAGCAATGAAGCCAGGCAAAGGGGCTTGGAACTGTCCTCCTACACGCTCCCGTTGGAGGGGGCTCAGTTGCGCCAAGGTTTTCCAGACCACCAACTGTACTTGCCTGGGCCTGTTTACGATTCCTTGCCCGATGGGTGGGGCCTGTTGCTGATGGACCGTATGTTCAGGCGCCGCGGGCTCACCACGGCGCGCATCGGCTCACTGGAACGGCTGGCATACATCGGTTGCAACGCAATGGGGGCCATGACATTTGAGCCCGTGGCACCAGAAGGGCAGGTGTCTGAAGTCCATATCCCACTGGAGCAGCTTGCCGCCGAAGTGCAGGAAGTGCTCCATGGAGACGGCGGCGAGTTCCTGCAGACGTTGCTGCTGGTGGGTGGCTCGCCTCAAGGTGCGAGGCCCAAGGCCCTGGTCTATCGCGATCCAGAAACTGGCCGTTTTACCACTGTCGTTACGGCGGGCTTTGAAGCTTGGTTGGTCAAGTTCCCGGCGAAAGACGAGCATGCCGAGGTGTGTGCTATCGAGATGGTCTACGCCGAGTGCCTGCGCATGTGCGGCATCGAGACCCCTGACACGCAGTACTTCAGTCTGCCTAATGGGTTGGCTGCATTTGCCAGTAAGCGATTTGACCGCCGGGATGATCTGCGCGTCCCCATGCAAAGCCTCGCGGCCTTTACGGGGGCAAATTACCGGTCTCCGGGGGTATTGGACTACGTCAACTTCTTGCGGGCAACACAGATGTGTACCAACGACGTGCGAGAGATGGCGGTGGCCTTCGAACGTGCCGTCTTCAATGTTGCATTCAACAACCGAGACGATCATCCCAAGAACTTCGCCTACATCATGTCGCAAGACGGTCAGTGGAACCTGTCACCGGCTTACGACGTGACCTTCTGCGAGGGACCAGGTGGATACCACCAGATGGATGTGATGGGTGAAGCGCTGGCGATTTCCCGCAGGCAAATGCTTCGGCTTGCCGAGGAAGCCGAGGTGCCCCCGGATGTTGCAGGCAGAGTGATTGACGGCGTTTGTGATGTGGCGAGCCAGTTTGCGAGCATCGCAGAGAACCTCTATCCACAGGTTATTACTCAAGACACCTTGCGCACGATTCAAGGCCGCATCGATCAGAACGTAGCGCGGTTACACCGCGGTCATGTGGAATGATCAGGCTGAACAGCCCACCCGACGACGCCTAAAGACTCTCAGGATCGCTAAAAAACATTTTGACTGGGC
Coding sequences:
- a CDS encoding type II toxin-antitoxin system HipA family toxin; the encoded protein is MLEQVNVFYEGWGERWQWGTLVSTTALTGRPLIVFQYSNEARQRGLELSSYTLPLEGAQLRQGFPDHQLYLPGPVYDSLPDGWGLLLMDRMFRRRGLTTARIGSLERLAYIGCNAMGAMTFEPVAPEGQVSEVHIPLEQLAAEVQEVLHGDGGEFLQTLLLVGGSPQGARPKALVYRDPETGRFTTVVTAGFEAWLVKFPAKDEHAEVCAIEMVYAECLRMCGIETPDTQYFSLPNGLAAFASKRFDRRDDLRVPMQSLAAFTGANYRSPGVLDYVNFLRATQMCTNDVREMAVAFERAVFNVAFNNRDDHPKNFAYIMSQDGQWNLSPAYDVTFCEGPGGYHQMDVMGEALAISRRQMLRLAEEAEVPPDVAGRVIDGVCDVASQFASIAENLYPQVITQDTLRTIQGRIDQNVARLHRGHVE